One genomic region from Desulfurispira natronophila encodes:
- the bcp gene encoding thioredoxin-dependent thiol peroxidase — MLQPGDQAPLDIEISDHDGNPFRLRDVLGQQTIIYFYPKDNTPGCSAQACSIRDSWSALQAKGVQLYGVSADSPQSHQRFIEKKQLPFPLLSDPEKKLCEAFGAWGEKKIFGKISLGIKRMSFILDKEGKVLDVIEKVKTKEHARQLLDALEAREGS, encoded by the coding sequence ATGCTGCAACCAGGCGATCAGGCTCCCCTTGATATTGAAATCAGCGATCACGATGGCAACCCCTTTCGACTGCGCGATGTGCTCGGCCAACAGACGATCATTTACTTTTACCCTAAAGACAACACTCCTGGCTGCAGCGCCCAAGCCTGCAGCATCCGGGACAGTTGGAGTGCCTTGCAGGCTAAAGGAGTGCAGCTCTACGGTGTCAGCGCTGATTCCCCTCAGAGTCACCAGCGCTTTATTGAAAAGAAGCAGTTGCCTTTCCCCCTGCTTTCCGACCCGGAAAAAAAGCTTTGTGAAGCTTTTGGCGCCTGGGGTGAGAAGAAAATCTTTGGCAAAATATCTTTGGGAATCAAGCGGATGAGCTTTATTCTGGACAAGGAGGGCAAGGTGCTGGATGTCATTGAAAAGGTGAAGACCAAAGAGCACGCGCGCCAGCTCCTGGATGCGCTGGAAGCACGGGAGGGCTCCTGA